The genome window CGGCACCGGGGGCGATGGCTCCGGCACCTTCAACATCTCCACCACGGCAGCCTTTGTCGTGGCCGGTTGCGGGGTGACGGTGGCCAAACACGGCAACCGCTCCATCTCCTCCCGCAGCGGTTCGGCGGATCTGCTCAAGGCGCTGGGGGTGCGGCTGGAGGTGGAGGTCTCCCTGGTGGAGCGTTGCCTGCGGGAGGCGCATATCGGTTTTCTCTTCGCCCCCCGTCACCATGGGGCCATGCGCCATGCCATGGGGCCTCGCAAGGAGCTGGGCTTGCGGACGGTGTTCAACCTCCTGGGGCCGCTGACCAATCCGGCGGGGGCTTCCCGTCAGGTCATGGGCGTGTTTTCCTCCGAGTGGACCGGACCGTTGGCCAAGGTTCTGGGCATGCTGGGTTCCCGGCGAGCCATGGTGGTGCATGGCAGCGACGGCTTGGATGAGATCACCCTGACCGGATCGACCAAGGTGGCGGAGCTGCTGCCCGACGGCCAGGTGCTGGAATACGACCTTCATCCGGGTGAGTTGGGATTGGCGTGTGTGACCTCGGAGACTCTGCGGGGAGGGGACGCGGAGGAGAACGCCGCCATCACCCGGGCCATTCTTTCGGGAGAGGAGGGGCCGACGCGGGACATCGTCCTGTTGAATGCCGCTGCGGCGCTGTATGTGGCCGATCAGGCCGCTGACCTCCGTGAGGGTTTGCTCCTGGCAGCCAGATCGATCGACAGCGGGGCGGCCATGGCCTCCCTGGAAAAGCTGATCGCCCTGTGCGCCGGTTCCGCAGCCGAGGGGGGTGGCTGATCCGTCATGGCTGCCGATATTCTGCAACGCATTATCGCCCGCAAGCGTGAGGAGATCATCGCCTCCCGGCGGCGCTGTTCGGAAAACGACTGGCTGGAGCGGGGGCTCTCCCAGCCTGCCAAGAGAGGCTTTGTCGACGCCGTGGCCCAACCGGCCCGGAGTGGTGGGGTGGCCATCATTGCCGAGGTGAAACGGGCTTCCCCTTCCAAGGGGGTGCTGTTGCCCGCAGGGGTACCGTTTCTGCCGGAGGGCATCGCCGCCGGGTATGCCACGGCGGGAGCGGCCTGCATCTCCTGTCTGACGGATCGCGATTTTTTCCAGGGTGATCTCGATTTCATCCCCCTCATCCGGGCCAGCGTGCCCCTGCCGGTGCTGCGCAAGGACTTTCTGGTCGATCCCTATCAGGTGGCCGAGGCCCGGGGTGTGGGCGCGGATGCGATTCTGCTCATCATGGCGGCGCTCTCCCCGGCTCAGGCGGGGGAGTTGCTGGATGCCGCCACCCGATACGGCCTCGATGTGCTGATGGAGGTGCATGACCGACCGGAGATGGAACAGGCCCTGACCCTGCCCATTCCATTGATCGGTATCAACAATCGCAATTTGTCCACCTTTCACACCAGCCTGGAAACCACCGTCGCCCTGGCGCCCCTGGCGGGGGGGGAGCGGATTTTGGTTTCGGAGAGCGGCATCGCCTCGCCGGGGGATATCCGTTTCCTGCAGGGGCATGGGGTTTCGGCCTTTCTGATCGGGGAGGCCTTCATGCGCCACGCGGTTCCGGGCCAGGCCCTGGCAACCTTTCTCGGTGGCCTCTCCGAAGGGGAGAAAGCATGAGAACCCGTATCAAAATCTGCGGCTTGACCCGGGAGGAGGAGGTTGTCAAAGCAGTTGAACTGGGGGTGGACGCCATCGGATTGGTTTTTCATCCCGCCTCGCCGCGCCATGTCTCCCTGGAGCGGGCGGCACTCCTGGCCGGGAGGGTGCCGCCGTTCGTGAGTCTGGTCGGCCTCTTCGTCAATGCGTCG of Magnetococcales bacterium contains these proteins:
- the trpD gene encoding anthranilate phosphoribosyltransferase; this encodes MTPQEVIAHLVAGKDLTREQARETMLAIMSGQMTDAQIGAYLVALRMKGERVEEIAGSAAAMRQMAVAVKAEGIVVDTCGTGGDGSGTFNISTTAAFVVAGCGVTVAKHGNRSISSRSGSADLLKALGVRLEVEVSLVERCLREAHIGFLFAPRHHGAMRHAMGPRKELGLRTVFNLLGPLTNPAGASRQVMGVFSSEWTGPLAKVLGMLGSRRAMVVHGSDGLDEITLTGSTKVAELLPDGQVLEYDLHPGELGLACVTSETLRGGDAEENAAITRAILSGEEGPTRDIVLLNAAAALYVADQAADLREGLLLAARSIDSGAAMASLEKLIALCAGSAAEGGG
- the trpC gene encoding indole-3-glycerol phosphate synthase TrpC — its product is MAADILQRIIARKREEIIASRRRCSENDWLERGLSQPAKRGFVDAVAQPARSGGVAIIAEVKRASPSKGVLLPAGVPFLPEGIAAGYATAGAACISCLTDRDFFQGDLDFIPLIRASVPLPVLRKDFLVDPYQVAEARGVGADAILLIMAALSPAQAGELLDAATRYGLDVLMEVHDRPEMEQALTLPIPLIGINNRNLSTFHTSLETTVALAPLAGGERILVSESGIASPGDIRFLQGHGVSAFLIGEAFMRHAVPGQALATFLGGLSEGEKA